One Pseudomonas fluorescens genomic region harbors:
- the ureA gene encoding urease subunit gamma — MDLTPREKDKLLIFTAGLVAERRLARGVKLNYPEAMAYISAALLEGARDGQTVAELMHFGTTLLSREQVMEGIPEMIPEIQVEATFPDGTKLVTVHQPIV, encoded by the coding sequence ATGGACCTGACCCCACGCGAAAAAGACAAGCTGCTGATCTTCACCGCCGGCCTCGTTGCCGAGCGGCGCTTGGCCCGCGGCGTGAAGCTCAATTACCCGGAAGCCATGGCTTATATCTCTGCGGCGCTGCTCGAAGGCGCGCGCGACGGCCAGACCGTGGCCGAGCTGATGCACTTCGGCACCACCCTGCTCAGTCGCGAGCAAGTGATGGAAGGCATTCCGGAAATGATTCCGGAAATCCAGGTCGAGGCGACGTTCCCCGACGGCACCAAACTGGTCACTGTTCACCAGCCGATCGTCTGA
- a CDS encoding GNAT family N-acetyltransferase — translation MTYSIRDASQTDLPAIRDIYNDAVLNTTAIWNEQAVDLGNRQAWFSARQAQAYPILVIVDGTNDVLGYASFGDWRPFDGFRHTVEHSVYVRSDQRGNGLGPQLMNALIERAKTCGKHVMVAAIESGNAASIRLHERAGFSITGQMPQVGTKFGRWLDLTFMQLTLNPGAPPPDAPKE, via the coding sequence ATGACTTACAGCATTCGCGATGCAAGCCAGACCGATCTGCCGGCGATCCGCGACATTTACAACGACGCCGTGCTCAACACCACCGCGATCTGGAACGAACAAGCCGTCGACCTGGGCAACCGTCAGGCGTGGTTCAGCGCGCGTCAGGCTCAGGCGTATCCGATTCTGGTGATCGTCGACGGCACCAACGATGTTCTCGGCTACGCTTCGTTCGGTGACTGGCGGCCCTTCGACGGTTTCCGTCACACCGTCGAGCATTCGGTGTACGTACGCAGTGACCAGCGCGGCAACGGCCTCGGCCCGCAATTGATGAACGCGCTGATCGAGCGAGCGAAAACCTGTGGCAAACACGTCATGGTCGCCGCCATCGAAAGTGGCAACGCCGCCTCGATCCGCCTGCATGAACGCGCCGGTTTCAGCATCACCGGGCAGATGCCCCAGGTCGGCACCAAGTTCGGCCGCTGGCTCGACCTGACCTTCATGCAACTGACCCTCAATCCTGGCGCCCCGCCACCGGACGCCCCCAAGGAGTGA
- a CDS encoding urease subunit beta encodes MIPGEYQIQPGDIELNVGRRTISVKVANSGDRPIQVGSHYHFFETNDALTFDRAASRGMRLNIPAGTAVRFEPGQSREVELVDYAGHRRVFGFAGRVMGELD; translated from the coding sequence ATGATTCCTGGCGAGTATCAGATCCAGCCCGGCGACATTGAACTCAATGTCGGTCGCCGCACCATCAGCGTGAAAGTCGCCAACAGCGGCGATCGACCGATTCAGGTGGGTTCGCACTATCACTTTTTCGAGACCAACGATGCGCTGACCTTTGATCGCGCGGCCAGCCGTGGCATGCGTCTGAACATCCCCGCCGGCACGGCAGTGCGCTTTGAGCCGGGGCAGAGTCGTGAGGTCGAACTGGTGGATTACGCCGGACATCGCCGGGTGTTCGGCTTTGCCGGCAGAGTCATGGGCGAACTCGACTGA
- a CDS encoding NEL-type E3 ubiquitin ligase domain-containing protein: MALISTLTSTPKGVHYERIKTLIPDAIKDAPPQRLKSLKDSLTIPYTFQTLPATDHRQLKASIREHWQLQQTLDTTLNALQQDIEAFARPVLVQALKDRFAVDLDVDAAVLTLYAPETLIFGIDRNASRVRHATLLAAALHNFEEAETRENAFRSGSGIFTTDLNGTPRRHAITVEQFTALCRSLDLGAQYQTHLKALLTPADPAQGKALQSQSVAVEKSGLQVAALIARATADISQHGQSVINSLLNGEKNVRLHGLPVAAHRLRLFGLKLSGIVLFSAVAQKTLIQRLLATFLPKELQFLHEWSRRIPGMNDSLYEKYKLVSDVFANGPSAVTEEQSRRNDFYDQSRLVGPVIVYIPDDPQHPLKEYASLTAFMKVLISQLRETSYQQFFSRFVAQKDRPLFFRRVNERLREITWQQREPLSMGPWWRETAVENPNAEPVTVPISGNVWEQLYRQKRDKAISDARLIAVPTGDEDAKARWKRLVSYLDIGWNIFNFAVMLVPGMGEVMLGVMVAQLVADALEGIEDWSKGDRDEASAHFNSVILNFAQLALMSVGHVLPKGAVPVKPSPFVDGLQPVTMADGATKLWNPDLAPYEHDVSLSTGSKPDALGLHQHGGKQVLRVEDKHYVVEQNAQNGRHQIQHPTRAGAYAPTVEHNGAGAWKTELDRPMGWDKTRLMRRLNPQSAALSDTCIEQVMTVSGVDENALRRLHVEHEMPPPMLLDTLKRFEIHARIGQLEQQILDGAIDEGLAGYLPSLMTELPRWPESRAIELADPLPGGRQSVKYGFAEATPEHTLTVTPNQLQSGKLESLLLDALDDKEIEELLGKSMSSDKNIRHAALRDALAKQARKSRKKLFESQYTGVQRHADARVGRLQSDFPDLPTGVIEDLLKNADPEDLRFLKEKDRLPLRLREQVKAARRRVRVSRAYEGLYLEQMENADTRRLALSSCSELPGWSSSVRIEIRELGFNGDLNASIGAQDAPIRKVLVLDEDGRYNARDAQGLHLHGADDFYNSLLRALPDAQRQALGYDIFEGERLRRAILHKPMARESFAPVLLDYPLRKPAYDPYAMKLRGGMQGYIQPSTHSSELKLRVQWLYPTIDDAQIETLLDGFGAPNAATRVQELEQEFEHLDRSLRNWLNQPTRALSFSPEGAAELANRNKVYEAIRQCWRRTGPEGIDVPGITRPQALVLDNLPMAELLPGMPPLVANFDHVTMLSLGNCGLRLDQQYFLTAFSNLRRLSLFGNRLSAFPPLISDMKHLAELLLYDNQIVLDDAAVARLRTMKHLRGLKMDRNPLGQVPDVSQMPDLLILTLNDAGIDRWPVGTFATSRPRNFYLDLRNNRIRQLPTVAPGTASAEVIARTNISRTPPWLSSANLERLQQYIESVGLDPERSYPPQGMADNVVWAEGLDQAEWNARQSIWNAVEDEFNSEGFFNEIRKLTESADFRSNVPAYRVDLTAKVWRMLSAMEENSALREEIFAEAQVPTSCGDAGAQFFNAMGVKVLLHEVRSLARLDLVEAELAALARGKSRLDELGNIARRRVAERLAAGETFRRVVDGRVVGTIDEVEVHLAYMTDLAERLDLPWQSRGMLFRKLAGVTEQMIEEAYQRVIALEEGELLAPLLLEQPFWRTFVEKTYSDELGVLLEGLAGADDVTQFEAYRKRLQELTQQAIDRAKLQRVDLPFEVETDATT, from the coding sequence ATGGCTTTGATTTCCACATTAACGTCGACCCCCAAAGGGGTTCACTACGAGCGGATCAAAACGTTGATCCCCGACGCCATCAAAGACGCGCCGCCGCAGCGGCTCAAGTCTCTGAAAGATTCGCTGACCATCCCCTACACGTTCCAGACATTGCCCGCGACGGATCATCGGCAACTCAAGGCATCGATTCGCGAGCATTGGCAGTTGCAGCAAACGCTGGATACAACGCTCAACGCGCTGCAACAGGACATCGAGGCATTCGCCCGGCCAGTGTTGGTCCAGGCGCTGAAAGACCGCTTTGCCGTGGATCTGGATGTCGACGCCGCAGTGCTCACCCTGTATGCGCCCGAAACGCTCATATTCGGCATTGATCGCAACGCATCCCGCGTCCGCCATGCGACATTGCTAGCGGCAGCCTTGCATAACTTCGAAGAAGCGGAGACCCGTGAAAACGCCTTCCGCAGCGGCTCCGGGATTTTCACCACGGATTTGAACGGCACCCCCCGCCGGCATGCAATCACCGTCGAGCAGTTCACCGCACTGTGCCGCTCGCTGGATCTCGGCGCGCAATACCAGACGCATCTCAAAGCGCTGCTCACACCTGCCGATCCCGCTCAAGGCAAAGCCCTGCAGTCACAGTCGGTCGCTGTCGAGAAGTCCGGCCTGCAAGTGGCGGCGCTGATTGCCCGGGCTACCGCCGACATCAGCCAGCACGGCCAATCGGTCATCAACAGCCTGCTCAATGGCGAAAAAAACGTCAGGTTGCACGGCCTGCCAGTGGCAGCGCATCGCTTGAGGTTATTCGGTCTGAAGCTGTCGGGGATTGTGCTGTTCAGTGCAGTTGCGCAGAAGACCCTGATCCAGCGGTTGCTCGCCACGTTTCTCCCCAAAGAGCTTCAATTCCTGCATGAGTGGTCGCGGCGCATCCCTGGCATGAACGACAGCCTCTACGAGAAATACAAACTGGTCAGCGATGTCTTCGCCAATGGCCCGAGCGCTGTCACCGAAGAACAATCGCGGCGCAATGATTTCTACGACCAAAGCCGTTTGGTGGGGCCGGTGATCGTATACATCCCGGACGATCCGCAGCATCCGCTCAAGGAATATGCCTCGCTGACCGCCTTTATGAAAGTGTTGATCAGCCAGCTTCGGGAGACGTCCTACCAACAGTTTTTCAGCCGCTTCGTCGCACAAAAAGACCGGCCGCTGTTCTTTCGACGCGTCAATGAACGCTTGCGGGAAATTACCTGGCAGCAGCGCGAGCCGTTGAGCATGGGGCCGTGGTGGCGGGAAACCGCAGTGGAAAACCCCAACGCGGAACCTGTCACCGTGCCGATCAGCGGCAACGTGTGGGAACAGCTCTATCGGCAAAAACGTGACAAGGCGATCAGCGACGCGCGTTTGATCGCAGTGCCCACCGGCGACGAAGATGCCAAAGCGCGCTGGAAGCGTCTGGTCAGTTATCTGGACATCGGCTGGAACATCTTCAACTTCGCGGTAATGCTGGTGCCTGGCATGGGTGAGGTGATGCTCGGCGTCATGGTGGCGCAGTTGGTGGCGGATGCCCTTGAGGGCATTGAGGACTGGAGCAAAGGCGACAGGGATGAGGCGTCGGCGCACTTCAACAGCGTCATTCTCAACTTCGCCCAACTGGCATTGATGAGTGTAGGGCATGTGCTGCCCAAGGGCGCGGTGCCGGTCAAGCCGTCGCCGTTTGTCGACGGTTTGCAACCGGTCACGATGGCGGATGGCGCGACCAAATTGTGGAACCCCGATCTCGCCCCCTACGAGCACGACGTTTCATTGTCCACAGGCTCGAAACCTGACGCCCTCGGCCTGCATCAGCATGGCGGCAAGCAAGTATTGCGCGTGGAAGACAAGCACTATGTCGTTGAACAGAATGCACAAAATGGTCGTCATCAGATTCAGCATCCCACCCGGGCCGGAGCCTATGCGCCGACCGTCGAACACAACGGCGCCGGCGCCTGGAAAACCGAACTTGACCGGCCGATGGGGTGGGACAAGACGCGACTGATGCGGCGCCTCAATCCACAGTCAGCAGCGCTCAGTGATACCTGCATCGAGCAGGTCATGACCGTCAGTGGCGTCGATGAAAACGCTTTGCGCCGGCTGCACGTCGAACATGAAATGCCGCCGCCGATGTTGCTCGACACCCTCAAGCGCTTCGAAATTCATGCCCGCATCGGACAGCTGGAGCAACAGATTCTGGACGGTGCAATTGACGAGGGATTGGCCGGGTATTTGCCCTCACTGATGACCGAGCTGCCACGCTGGCCGGAGTCTCGGGCAATCGAACTGGCCGATCCGCTGCCCGGCGGGCGGCAGTCGGTCAAATACGGTTTTGCCGAGGCCACGCCTGAACACACGCTGACCGTGACCCCGAATCAGCTGCAAAGCGGCAAGCTGGAAAGCCTGTTGCTCGATGCGCTGGATGACAAGGAAATCGAGGAGCTGCTGGGCAAGTCAATGTCCAGCGACAAGAACATCCGTCATGCAGCGTTGCGTGACGCGCTGGCGAAACAGGCGCGCAAGAGCCGGAAAAAGCTGTTCGAATCGCAATACACAGGTGTGCAAAGGCATGCCGATGCGCGGGTGGGCAGGCTGCAAAGTGACTTCCCCGACCTGCCGACCGGTGTCATCGAAGACCTGCTGAAGAACGCCGACCCTGAGGATTTGCGTTTCCTCAAGGAAAAGGACCGGTTGCCCTTGCGCCTGCGCGAGCAGGTCAAAGCGGCCCGCCGACGAGTGCGGGTCAGCCGTGCGTACGAAGGCCTTTATCTTGAACAAATGGAAAATGCCGACACCCGCCGTCTGGCATTGTCATCGTGCAGCGAGTTGCCAGGCTGGTCATCCTCGGTGCGGATCGAAATCCGTGAGTTGGGTTTCAATGGCGACTTGAACGCGAGCATCGGTGCGCAGGATGCGCCGATTCGCAAGGTCCTGGTGCTCGACGAAGACGGTCGCTACAACGCCCGGGATGCACAGGGCCTGCATTTGCACGGTGCGGATGATTTTTACAACTCGCTGCTGCGGGCCTTGCCTGATGCCCAGCGCCAGGCGTTGGGGTACGACATTTTCGAAGGCGAGCGTTTACGCCGCGCGATTTTGCACAAGCCCATGGCCCGCGAGTCGTTCGCGCCAGTGTTGCTGGATTACCCGCTGCGCAAACCCGCCTACGATCCCTACGCAATGAAGCTGCGCGGCGGCATGCAAGGCTATATTCAACCGTCGACGCACTCGAGTGAGCTGAAGCTGCGTGTGCAATGGCTTTACCCCACCATCGACGATGCTCAGATCGAGACGTTGCTCGACGGGTTCGGCGCGCCGAATGCAGCCACGCGGGTGCAGGAACTGGAGCAGGAGTTCGAGCACCTCGACCGCTCGCTGCGCAACTGGCTCAACCAGCCGACTCGCGCGCTGAGCTTCAGCCCGGAAGGCGCTGCCGAACTGGCCAACCGCAACAAGGTTTACGAGGCCATTCGACAATGCTGGCGTCGTACCGGCCCGGAAGGCATCGACGTGCCTGGTATCACCCGGCCGCAGGCGTTGGTCCTGGATAACCTGCCCATGGCCGAGCTGTTGCCCGGCATGCCACCGCTGGTGGCCAACTTCGACCACGTGACGATGCTGAGTCTGGGCAACTGCGGTCTGCGCCTCGATCAGCAATATTTTCTCACGGCGTTTTCAAACCTGCGGCGCTTGAGCCTGTTCGGTAACCGCTTGAGCGCATTTCCACCGCTGATCAGCGACATGAAACATCTCGCAGAATTGCTGCTGTACGACAACCAGATCGTGCTGGATGACGCAGCGGTTGCGCGTCTGCGCACCATGAAGCACCTGCGCGGCTTGAAGATGGATCGCAACCCCCTGGGCCAGGTGCCGGACGTCAGCCAGATGCCTGATTTGCTGATCCTTACGCTCAACGATGCCGGGATCGATCGCTGGCCGGTGGGCACGTTTGCCACTTCGCGCCCGCGCAATTTTTACCTGGACCTGCGCAACAACCGTATCCGGCAACTTCCCACCGTAGCGCCGGGTACCGCGAGCGCCGAAGTGATTGCCCGCACCAACATCAGTCGCACGCCGCCGTGGCTGTCCTCGGCGAATCTGGAACGGTTGCAGCAATACATCGAGTCGGTCGGGCTCGATCCTGAACGCAGTTATCCACCCCAGGGCATGGCCGACAATGTGGTCTGGGCGGAGGGTCTGGACCAGGCTGAGTGGAATGCGCGCCAATCGATCTGGAATGCTGTGGAGGACGAATTCAATTCCGAAGGCTTCTTCAATGAAATAAGAAAACTCACCGAATCCGCTGACTTCAGGTCGAACGTGCCGGCGTATCGAGTGGACCTGACCGCCAAGGTCTGGCGCATGCTCAGTGCGATGGAAGAGAACAGTGCGCTACGTGAGGAAATCTTTGCCGAAGCGCAGGTGCCGACGTCCTGTGGCGATGCCGGCGCGCAGTTTTTCAATGCGATGGGGGTGAAAGTTCTGCTTCACGAGGTACGTTCTCTGGCACGACTGGATCTGGTCGAGGCGGAGCTGGCAGCCTTGGCGCGCGGCAAGTCGCGGCTCGATGAACTCGGCAACATTGCGCGTCGGCGCGTCGCCGAGCGACTGGCGGCGGGGGAGACGTTTCGTCGCGTGGTGGATGGGAGGGTTGTCGGCACTATTGATGAAGTCGAGGTGCATCTGGCCTACATGACCGATCTTGCCGAACGGCTGGATCTGCCTTGGCAGTCGCGGGGCATGCTGTTCAGGAAACTGGCCGGTGTCACCGAACAAATGATCGAAGAGGCGTATCAGCGGGTGATCGCTCTGGAGGAGGGCGAGTTGCTGGCGCCGTTGCTGCTGGAGCAGCCATTCTGGCGAACCTTTGTGGAGAAAACCTACAGCGATGAACTGGGCGTGCTGCTCGAAGGCCTTGCTGGCGCGGACGATGTCACGCAGTTCGAGGCGTACCGCAAACGTCTGCAAGAGCTGACTCAACAGGCCATCGACCGGGCGAAACTGCAACGGGTCGATTTGCCGTTTGAAGTTGAGACTGATGCCACGACCTGA
- a CDS encoding GNAT family N-acetyltransferase, giving the protein MNAAQLRRVNAESFAHYRQGLIDLLLDAVGYGASVGFMANLDATQARAYFDEVQHNVNAGSTLLWVVVKDEQVLASVQLGLCQKANGLNRAEVQKLLVRENARRRGLGQQLMQALELEAPKHKRGMLYLDTEAGSPAEDFYKALGYVRAGEIPDYACDPNGIYRPTALYYKVLQGAQ; this is encoded by the coding sequence ATGAACGCCGCCCAACTGCGCCGCGTCAATGCTGAAAGTTTTGCGCACTATCGTCAGGGCCTGATCGATCTGTTGCTGGACGCCGTGGGTTACGGCGCCAGCGTCGGCTTCATGGCCAACCTCGATGCAACGCAGGCGCGCGCTTATTTCGACGAAGTCCAGCACAACGTCAACGCGGGCAGCACATTGCTTTGGGTGGTTGTGAAGGACGAGCAAGTGCTGGCCAGTGTGCAACTCGGCCTGTGTCAAAAGGCCAACGGTCTGAACCGCGCCGAAGTGCAGAAGCTGTTGGTGCGCGAAAACGCCCGGCGGCGCGGCCTCGGTCAGCAGCTCATGCAGGCGCTGGAACTCGAAGCGCCCAAACACAAGCGCGGCATGCTCTACCTCGACACCGAGGCCGGCTCGCCCGCCGAAGATTTCTACAAGGCTCTGGGCTACGTCCGAGCCGGGGAAATTCCCGATTACGCCTGCGACCCGAACGGCATCTATCGCCCGACCGCTCTCTATTACAAAGTCCTGCAAGGAGCCCAGTGA
- the ureC gene encoding urease subunit alpha: MKISRSAYADMFGPTVGDKVRLADTELWIEVERDFTTYGEEVKFGGGKVIRDGQGQSQLLAAEVVDTLITNALIIDHWGIVKADVGLKDGRIAAIGKAGNPDVQPNVTIAIGAGTEVIAGEGMILTAGGIDTHIHFICPQQIEEALMSGVTTMIGGGTGPATGTNATTCTSGPWHLARMLQAADAFPMNIGLTGKGNASLPEPLIEQVKAGAIGLKLHEDWGTTPASIDNCLSVADQFDVQVAIHTDTLNESGFVETTLGAFKGRTIHTYHTEGAGGGHAPDIIKACGFPNVLPSSTNPTRPFTRNTIDEHLDMLMVCHHLDPSIAEDVAFAESRIRRETIAAEDILHDLGAFSMISSDSQAMGRVGEVITRTWQTADKMKKQRGPLPQDGEGNDNFRAKRYIAKYTINPAITHGISHEVGSVEVGKWADLVLWRPAFFGVKPTLILKGGAIAASLMGDANASIPTPQPVHYRPMFASYGGSLHATSLTFISQAAQDAGLPEALGLKKKIGVVKGCRDVQKTDLIHNDYLPNIDVDPQTYQVKADGVLLWCEPAETLPMAQRYFLF, translated from the coding sequence ATGAAAATTTCCAGAAGCGCCTACGCCGATATGTTCGGCCCCACCGTCGGCGACAAGGTGCGCCTGGCCGACACCGAGTTGTGGATCGAAGTCGAAAGAGACTTCACCACTTACGGCGAAGAAGTGAAGTTCGGTGGCGGCAAAGTCATCCGCGATGGCCAGGGCCAAAGCCAACTATTGGCCGCCGAAGTCGTCGACACACTGATCACCAACGCGCTGATCATCGATCATTGGGGCATCGTCAAAGCCGACGTCGGCCTCAAGGACGGGCGCATCGCCGCGATTGGCAAGGCCGGCAATCCGGACGTGCAGCCCAACGTCACCATCGCCATCGGCGCTGGCACTGAAGTGATCGCCGGCGAAGGCATGATCCTCACCGCCGGCGGCATCGACACGCACATCCATTTCATTTGCCCGCAGCAGATCGAAGAAGCACTGATGAGCGGTGTCACCACCATGATCGGCGGCGGCACCGGCCCGGCCACCGGTACCAACGCCACCACTTGCACCTCCGGGCCATGGCATCTGGCGCGCATGCTCCAGGCCGCCGATGCCTTCCCGATGAACATCGGTCTGACCGGCAAGGGCAACGCCAGCCTTCCGGAGCCGCTGATCGAGCAGGTCAAGGCCGGCGCCATCGGCCTCAAGTTGCACGAAGACTGGGGCACCACCCCGGCAAGCATCGATAACTGCCTGAGCGTCGCCGATCAGTTCGACGTGCAGGTGGCGATCCACACCGACACCCTCAACGAATCCGGATTCGTCGAAACCACCCTCGGCGCATTCAAGGGCCGCACCATCCACACCTATCACACCGAAGGTGCCGGTGGCGGCCACGCGCCGGACATCATCAAGGCTTGCGGCTTCCCCAACGTGCTGCCGAGTTCGACCAACCCGACCCGGCCGTTCACTCGCAACACCATCGACGAACACCTCGACATGCTCATGGTCTGCCACCACCTCGACCCGAGCATTGCCGAAGACGTCGCGTTCGCCGAAAGCCGCATCCGCCGCGAAACGATTGCCGCCGAAGACATTCTCCATGACCTCGGCGCGTTCTCGATGATCAGCTCCGACAGCCAGGCCATGGGCCGCGTCGGCGAAGTCATTACGCGCACCTGGCAAACCGCCGACAAGATGAAAAAACAGCGCGGCCCGCTGCCCCAGGATGGCGAAGGCAACGACAACTTCCGCGCCAAACGCTACATCGCCAAGTACACGATCAACCCGGCGATCACTCACGGCATCAGCCATGAAGTCGGTTCGGTGGAGGTCGGCAAATGGGCCGATCTGGTGCTCTGGCGCCCAGCGTTTTTCGGCGTGAAACCGACACTGATTCTCAAGGGCGGCGCGATTGCGGCGAGCCTGATGGGCGATGCCAACGCTTCGATTCCGACGCCACAACCGGTGCATTACCGCCCGATGTTCGCCAGCTACGGCGGCTCGCTGCATGCCACCAGCCTGACCTTCATCAGTCAGGCGGCGCAGGACGCCGGGTTGCCGGAGGCGTTGGGTTTGAAGAAAAAAATCGGCGTCGTCAAAGGCTGCCGCGATGTGCAGAAAACCGATCTGATTCACAACGATTATCTGCCGAACATTGACGTCGACCCGCAGACCTATCAGGTCAAGGCCGACGGCGTGTTGCTGTGGTGCGAGCCGGCGGAAACGCTGCCGATGGCGCAGCGCTATTTTCTGTTCTAA